A region of Arabidopsis thaliana chromosome 5, partial sequence DNA encodes the following proteins:
- a CDS encoding 1,8-cineole synthase (unknown protein; FUNCTIONS IN: molecular_function unknown; INVOLVED IN: biological_process unknown; LOCATED IN: endomembrane system; EXPRESSED IN: 9 plant structures; EXPRESSED DURING: 4 anthesis, petal differentiation and expansion stage; BEST Arabidopsis thaliana protein match is: unknown protein (TAIR:AT3G19920.1); Has 35333 Blast hits to 34131 proteins in 2444 species: Archae - 798; Bacteria - 22429; Metazoa - 974; Fungi - 991; Plants - 531; Viruses - 0; Other Eukaryotes - 9610 (source: NCBI BLink).), producing the protein MEKLSSAAVVPQLLRNIIVAVVVFADESLLQISGNSKLLEKLRVFLVTCFLFFLRSLPSIVSFANPNSSVVSFANPYSSKTKKKNKILVINHCEESGIGRAIWQLLSAMNEIPVSSRKYQVVRSLAERLINDNQGENSVALLDLNRRVLNASFRTTLSRLETAVERNPNRRDIDEPVRRGLNRVVRAVVRAVGDGFIGWGGEETADQTAETSEKLAAELLWLAEKMAVYGFVDEAVEKWASASNLAWLALSCEPRLQCSLIQISALLFKEAKDIKKGSEEEEGEEAKLREIKKKMLISWIPLLCRASNGADKPVLRSAERAYLEKVLEKMISELKEEEQERVLSLWLHHYTHCASSDWPDLNGSYVRWCHSSRQLLLLG; encoded by the exons atgGAGAAGCTGTCATCAGCTGCTGTAGTTCCTCAGCTCCTCCGCAACATCATCGTCGCCGTCGTTGTTTTCGCTGATGAATCTCTCCTTCAAATCTCCGGGAATTCAAAGCTCCTCGAGAAACTCCGTGTATTTCTCGTCACgtgtttcctcttcttcttacgCTCTCTTCCTTCAATCGTCTCTTTCGCAAACCCTAATTCGTCAGTCGTCTCTTTCGCCAACCCTTATTCatcgaagacgaagaagaagaataagataCTGGTGATCAACCATTGCGAAGAATCGGGAATCGGTCGAGCAATTTGGCAGTTATTGTCAGCGATGAATGAAATTCCGGTGAGTTCTAGAAAGTACCAAGTGGTTCGATCGTTGGCGGAGAGACTAATCAACGATAATCAAGGAGAAAACTCAGTCGCCTTGTTGGATTTGAACCGTAGGGTTTTAAACGCGTCGTTTCGTACAACTCTAAGCCGGTTAGAGACGGCGGTTGAGCGTAACCCTAACCGGAGAGATATAGATGAACCGGTTCGTCGTGGATTAAACCGGGTTGTCAGAGCTGTGGTTAGAGCCGTGGGAGATGGGTTTATCGGTTGGGGTGGAGAAGAGACGGCGGATCAGACGGCGGAAACGTCGGAGAAACTGGCGGCGGAATTGCTTTGGTTGGCGGAGAAGATGGCGGTTTATGGATTCGTGGATGAAGCCGTTGAGAAATGGGCTTCGGCTTCTAACTTAGCTTGGCTTGCTCTTTCGTGTGAGCCACGTCTTCAATGCTCTTTGATCCAAATCTCTg CCTTACTATTCAAAGAAGCCAAGGACATTAAAAAGggaagcgaagaagaagaaggagaggaagcaaaattgagagagataaagaagaagatgcttaTTTCGTGGATTCCGTTGCTGTGCCGAGCCAGCAACGGAGCTGATAAACCGGTGTTAAGAAGTGCGGAACGAGCGTATCTAGAGAAAGTGTTGGAGAAGATGATATCTGAACTAAAAGAAGAGGAGCAAGAACGAGTTCTCTCACTCTGGCTTCACCATTACACACATTGCGCTTCCTCTGACTGGCCTGACCTCAACGGCTCTTATGTTCGTTGGTGCCATTCTTCTCGCCAGCTTTTGCTCTTAGGCTAG
- the MC3 gene encoding metacaspase 3 (metacaspase 3 (MC3); FUNCTIONS IN: cysteine-type endopeptidase activity; INVOLVED IN: proteolysis; EXPRESSED IN: 20 plant structures; EXPRESSED DURING: 10 growth stages; CONTAINS InterPro DOMAIN/s: Peptidase C14, caspase catalytic (InterPro:IPR011600); BEST Arabidopsis thaliana protein match is: metacaspase 1 (TAIR:AT1G02170.1); Has 1807 Blast hits to 1807 proteins in 277 species: Archae - 0; Bacteria - 0; Metazoa - 736; Fungi - 347; Plants - 385; Viruses - 0; Other Eukaryotes - 339 (source: NCBI BLink).) has product MASRREVRCRCGRRMWVQPDARTVQCSTCHTVTQLYSLVDIARGANRIIHGFQQLLRQHQPQHHEQQQQQMMAQPPPRLLEPLPSPFGKKRAVLCGVNYKGKSYSLKGCISDAKSMRSLLVQQMGFPIDSILMLTEDEASPQRIPTKRNIRKAMRWLVEGNRARDSLVFHFSGHGSQQNDYNGDEIDGQDEALCPLDHETEGKIIDDEINRILVRPLVHGAKLHAVIDACNSGTVLDLPFICRMERNGSYEWEDHRSVRAYKGTDGGAAFCFSACDDDESSGYTPVFTGKNTGAMTYSFIKAVKTAGPAPTYGHLLNLMCSAIREAQSRLAFNGDYTSSDASAEPLLTSSEEFDVYATKFVL; this is encoded by the exons ATGGCTAGTCGGAGAGAAGTACGGTGCCGGTGCGGCAGACGGATGTGGGTTCAACCAGACGCCCGTACCGTCCAATGCTCAACCTGCCACACCGTCACGCAGCTCTACTCGCTAGTGGACATAGCTCGCGGTGCAAACCGCATAATTCATGGGTTTCAACAGCTACTTAGACAACACCAACCGCAACAtcatgaacaacaacaacaacaaatgatGGCTCAACCGCCACCACGGCTGCTTGAGCCTCTTCCCTCGCCGTTTGGGAAGAAGAGAGCAGTTTTATGCGGCGTGAACTATAAGGGAAAAAGTTATAGCTTGAAAGGTTGCATCAGTGATGCTAAGTCCATGAGATCTTTATTGGTTCAACAAATGGGTTTCCCTATTGACTCTATTCTCATGCTCACag AAGATGAAGCCAGCCCGCAGAGAATACCGACGAAGAGAAACATTAGGAAGGCGATGAGATGGTTAGTTGAAGGGAACAGAGCAAGGGACTCACTAGTGTTCCATTTCTCTGGTCATGGATCTCAGCAGAATGACTACAACGGAGACGAGATCGATGGTCAAGATGAAGCCTTGTGCCCTTTAGACCATGAAACAGAAGGAAAAATCATTGATGACGAGATTAACCGGATACTCGTGAGGCCTCTCGTCCATGGAGCTAAGCTTCACGCTGTCATCGACGCCTGTAACAGCGGGACTGTCCTTGATTTACCCTTCATTTGCAGGATGGAGAG GAATGGTTCTTATGAATGGGAAGACCATAGATCAGTCAGAGCTTACAAAGGAACAGATGGTGGAGCAGCTTTCTGTTTCAGTGCTTGTGACGATGATGAATCCAGTGGTTACACTCCT GTGTTCACGGGGAAGAACACAGGAGCCATGACTTATAGCTTCATAAAGGCGGTGAAGACAGCTGGACCAGCACCCACGTATGGCCACCTGCTTAACCTTATGTGTTCTGCAATACGAGAGGCCCAGTCTCGCCTCGCCTTTAACGGGGACTACACAAGCTCTGATGCATCCGCG GAGCCACTGCTAACATCATCTGAGGAATTTGACGTGTACGCGACAAAGTTTGTACTCTGA
- the MC3 gene encoding metacaspase 3 (metacaspase 3 (MC3); FUNCTIONS IN: cysteine-type endopeptidase activity; INVOLVED IN: proteolysis; EXPRESSED IN: 20 plant structures; EXPRESSED DURING: 10 growth stages; CONTAINS InterPro DOMAIN/s: Peptidase C14, caspase catalytic (InterPro:IPR011600); BEST Arabidopsis thaliana protein match is: metacaspase 1 (TAIR:AT1G02170.1); Has 1094 Blast hits to 1088 proteins in 266 species: Archae - 4; Bacteria - 271; Metazoa - 0; Fungi - 282; Plants - 308; Viruses - 0; Other Eukaryotes - 229 (source: NCBI BLink).) codes for MASRREVRCRCGRRMWVQPDARTVQCSTCHTVTQLYSLVDIARGANRIIHGFQQLLRQHQPQHHEQQQQQMMAQPPPRLLEPLPSPFGKKRAVLCGVNYKGKSYSLKGCISDAKSMRSLLVQQMGFPIDSILMLTEDEASPQRIPTKRNIRKAMRWLVEGNRARDSLVFHFSGHGSQQNDYNGDEIDGQDEALCPLDHETEGKIIDDEINRILVRPLVHGAKLHAVIDACNSGTVLDLPFICRMERNGSYEWEDHRSVRAYKGTDGGAAFCFSACDDDESSGYTPVCFHYIIHHHATKHTYLSVC; via the exons ATGGCTAGTCGGAGAGAAGTACGGTGCCGGTGCGGCAGACGGATGTGGGTTCAACCAGACGCCCGTACCGTCCAATGCTCAACCTGCCACACCGTCACGCAGCTCTACTCGCTAGTGGACATAGCTCGCGGTGCAAACCGCATAATTCATGGGTTTCAACAGCTACTTAGACAACACCAACCGCAACAtcatgaacaacaacaacaacaaatgatGGCTCAACCGCCACCACGGCTGCTTGAGCCTCTTCCCTCGCCGTTTGGGAAGAAGAGAGCAGTTTTATGCGGCGTGAACTATAAGGGAAAAAGTTATAGCTTGAAAGGTTGCATCAGTGATGCTAAGTCCATGAGATCTTTATTGGTTCAACAAATGGGTTTCCCTATTGACTCTATTCTCATGCTCACag AAGATGAAGCCAGCCCGCAGAGAATACCGACGAAGAGAAACATTAGGAAGGCGATGAGATGGTTAGTTGAAGGGAACAGAGCAAGGGACTCACTAGTGTTCCATTTCTCTGGTCATGGATCTCAGCAGAATGACTACAACGGAGACGAGATCGATGGTCAAGATGAAGCCTTGTGCCCTTTAGACCATGAAACAGAAGGAAAAATCATTGATGACGAGATTAACCGGATACTCGTGAGGCCTCTCGTCCATGGAGCTAAGCTTCACGCTGTCATCGACGCCTGTAACAGCGGGACTGTCCTTGATTTACCCTTCATTTGCAGGATGGAGAG GAATGGTTCTTATGAATGGGAAGACCATAGATCAGTCAGAGCTTACAAAGGAACAGATGGTGGAGCAGCTTTCTGTTTCAGTGCTTGTGACGATGATGAATCCAGTGGTTACACTCCTGTATGCTTCCATTatatcattcatcatcatGCAACTAAGCACACATACCTCTCCGTATGTTAA
- a CDS encoding Aldolase-type TIM barrel family protein (Aldolase-type TIM barrel family protein; FUNCTIONS IN: oxidoreductase activity, catalytic activity, nitronate monooxygenase activity; INVOLVED IN: response to cadmium ion, response to symbiotic fungus, metabolic process; EXPRESSED IN: 23 plant structures; EXPRESSED DURING: 13 growth stages; CONTAINS InterPro DOMAIN/s: Aldolase-type TIM barrel (InterPro:IPR013785), 2-nitropropane dioxygenase, NPD (InterPro:IPR004136); Has 10497 Blast hits to 10450 proteins in 2031 species: Archae - 24; Bacteria - 7204; Metazoa - 23; Fungi - 537; Plants - 70; Viruses - 0; Other Eukaryotes - 2639 (source: NCBI BLink).) yields the protein MKGILGFEYGIVQAPLGPDISGPELVAAVANAGGIGLLRCPDWECPDYLRELIRKTKTLTEKPFGIGVVLAFPHDLNIKTILEEKVAVLQLYWGDCSQELVDDAHFAGVKVIPQVGNVEEARKAVAVGVDAIIVQGREAGGHVIGKDGLFSLLPRVVDLVGERDIPVIAAGGIVDGRGYVAALSLGAQGVCLGTRFVATHESYAHPIYKRKLIEYEKTEYTDVFGRARWPGAPQRVLETPFFDDWRSLPAHENEVNQPIIGRSTIHGVEKEIRRFSGTVPNMTTTGDLESMAMYAGQSVGLIKEILPAGEVVKSLVEEAQALILQKFNNATTT from the exons ATGAAAGGGATTCTAGGGTTTGAATACGGGATAGTTCAGGCGCCATTAGGACCAGATATCTCCGGACCAGAGCTTGTAGCCGCCGTCGCTAATGCAGGAGGGATTGGTCTTCTCAGATGTCCTGATTGG GAGTGTCCTGATTACTTGAGAGAGCTTAtaagaaagacaaagacatTGACAGAGAAACCATTTGGGATCGGTGTTGTTCTTGCGTTTCCTCATGATTTGAACATTAAGACAATCTTAGAAGAGAAAGTGGCTGTCTTGCAGCTTTATTGGGGTGATTGTTCACAGGAGCTTGTGGATGATGCTCACTTTGCCGGTGTCAAAGTTATTCCTCAG GTGGGGAATGTCGAAGAAGCTAGAAAGGCTGTTGCTGTAGGAGTAGACGCCATTATTGTCCAAGGGCGTGAAGCAGGTGGGCATGTTATTGGCAAGGATGGTCTCTTTTCATTGTTGCCAAGAGTGGTGGATTTAGTTGGGGAACGCGATATTCCCGTTATTGCTGCTGGAGGAATTGTGGATGGACGCGGTTATGTTGCAGCTTTGTCACTTGGGGCTCAAGGGGTCTGTCTAGGCACAAG ATTTGTGGCGACTCATGAAAGCTATGCACACCCAATATACAAAAGGAAGTTGattgaatatgaaaaaacCGAATACACGGATGTATTTGGAAGAGCAAGGTGGCCTGGTGCGCCTCAACGTGTTCTGGAGACGCCTTTCTTTGATGACTGGAGGTCTCTTCCGGCTCATGAGAATGAAGTTAACCAACCTATTATTGGACGTTCCACCATACATGGCGTT GAAAAGGAGATAAGAAGATTTTCAGGAACAGTACCAAACATGACGACAACAGGCGACTTAGAGAGTATGGCTATGTATGCAGGCCAAAGCGTAGGCCTTATCAAGGAGATTTTACCGGCTGGAGAGGTAGTGAAAAGTCTTGTGGAAGAAGCTCAGGCTCTGATCCTCCAAAAGTTCAACAATGCTACTACTACATGA
- a CDS encoding Aldolase-type TIM barrel family protein (Aldolase-type TIM barrel family protein; FUNCTIONS IN: oxidoreductase activity, catalytic activity, nitronate monooxygenase activity; INVOLVED IN: response to cadmium ion, response to symbiotic fungus, metabolic process; EXPRESSED IN: 23 plant structures; EXPRESSED DURING: 13 growth stages; CONTAINS InterPro DOMAIN/s: Aldolase-type TIM barrel (InterPro:IPR013785), 2-nitropropane dioxygenase, NPD (InterPro:IPR004136); Has 10289 Blast hits to 10274 proteins in 2024 species: Archae - 22; Bacteria - 7122; Metazoa - 23; Fungi - 533; Plants - 70; Viruses - 0; Other Eukaryotes - 2519 (source: NCBI BLink).) has product MNQECPDYLRELIRKTKTLTEKPFGIGVVLAFPHDLNIKTILEEKVAVLQLYWGDCSQELVDDAHFAGVKVIPQVGNVEEARKAVAVGVDAIIVQGREAGGHVIGKDGLFSLLPRVVDLVGERDIPVIAAGGIVDGRGYVAALSLGAQGVCLGTRFVATHESYAHPIYKRKLIEYEKTEYTDVFGRARWPGAPQRVLETPFFDDWRSLPAHENEVNQPIIGRSTIHGVEKEIRRFSGTVPNMTTTGDLESMAMYAGQSVGLIKEILPAGEVVKSLVEEAQALILQKFNNATTT; this is encoded by the exons ATGAATCAGGAGTGTCCTGATTACTTGAGAGAGCTTAtaagaaagacaaagacatTGACAGAGAAACCATTTGGGATCGGTGTTGTTCTTGCGTTTCCTCATGATTTGAACATTAAGACAATCTTAGAAGAGAAAGTGGCTGTCTTGCAGCTTTATTGGGGTGATTGTTCACAGGAGCTTGTGGATGATGCTCACTTTGCCGGTGTCAAAGTTATTCCTCAG GTGGGGAATGTCGAAGAAGCTAGAAAGGCTGTTGCTGTAGGAGTAGACGCCATTATTGTCCAAGGGCGTGAAGCAGGTGGGCATGTTATTGGCAAGGATGGTCTCTTTTCATTGTTGCCAAGAGTGGTGGATTTAGTTGGGGAACGCGATATTCCCGTTATTGCTGCTGGAGGAATTGTGGATGGACGCGGTTATGTTGCAGCTTTGTCACTTGGGGCTCAAGGGGTCTGTCTAGGCACAAG ATTTGTGGCGACTCATGAAAGCTATGCACACCCAATATACAAAAGGAAGTTGattgaatatgaaaaaacCGAATACACGGATGTATTTGGAAGAGCAAGGTGGCCTGGTGCGCCTCAACGTGTTCTGGAGACGCCTTTCTTTGATGACTGGAGGTCTCTTCCGGCTCATGAGAATGAAGTTAACCAACCTATTATTGGACGTTCCACCATACATGGCGTT GAAAAGGAGATAAGAAGATTTTCAGGAACAGTACCAAACATGACGACAACAGGCGACTTAGAGAGTATGGCTATGTATGCAGGCCAAAGCGTAGGCCTTATCAAGGAGATTTTACCGGCTGGAGAGGTAGTGAAAAGTCTTGTGGAAGAAGCTCAGGCTCTGATCCTCCAAAAGTTCAACAATGCTACTACTACATGA
- the EXL2 gene encoding EXORDIUM like 2 (EXORDIUM like 2 (EXL2); FUNCTIONS IN: molecular_function unknown; INVOLVED IN: biological_process unknown; LOCATED IN: cell wall, plant-type cell wall; EXPRESSED IN: 23 plant structures; EXPRESSED DURING: 13 growth stages; CONTAINS InterPro DOMAIN/s: Phosphate-induced protein 1 (InterPro:IPR006766); BEST Arabidopsis thaliana protein match is: EXORDIUM like 4 (TAIR:AT5G09440.1); Has 1807 Blast hits to 1807 proteins in 277 species: Archae - 0; Bacteria - 0; Metazoa - 736; Fungi - 347; Plants - 385; Viruses - 0; Other Eukaryotes - 339 (source: NCBI BLink).), with product MASNYRFAIFLTLFFATAGFSAAALVEEQPLVMKYHNGVLLKGNITVNLVWYGKFTPIQRSVIVDFIHSLNSKDVASSAAVPSVASWWKTTEKYKGGSSTLVVGKQLLLENYPLGKSLKNPYLRALSTKLNGGLRSITVVLTAKDVTVERFCMSRCGTHGSSGSNPRRAANGAAYVWVGNSETQCPGYCAWPFHQPIYGPQTPPLVAPNGDVGVDGMIINLATLLANTVTNPFNNGYYQGPPTAPLEAVSACPGIFGSGSYPGYAGRVLVDKTTGSSYNARGLAGRKYLLPAMWDPQSSTCKTLV from the coding sequence ATGGCTTCTAATTACCGTTTTGCCATCTTCCTCACTCTCTTTTTCGCCACCGCTGGTTTCTCCGCCGCCGCGTTGGTCGAGGAGCAGCCGCTTGTTATGAAATACCACAACGGAGTTCTGTTGAAAGGTAACATCACAGTCAATCTCGTATGGTACGGGAAATTCACACCGATCCAACGGTCCGTAATCGTCGATTTCATCCACTCGCTAAACTCCAAAGACGTTGCATCTTCCGCCGCAGTTCCTTCCGTTGCTTCGTGGTGGAAGACGACGGAGAAATACAAAGGTGGCTCTTCAACACTCGTCGTCGGGAAACAGCTTCTACTCGAGAACTATCCTCTCGGAAAATCTCTCAAAAATCCTTACCTCCGTGCTTTATCCACCAAACTTAACGGCGGTCTCCGTTCCATAACCGTCGTTCTAACGGCGAAAGATGTTACCGTCGAAAGATTCTGTATGAGCCGGTGCGGGACTCACGGATCCTCCGGTTCGAATCCCCGTCGCGCAGCTAACGGCGCGGCTTACGTATGGGTCGGGAACTCCGAGACGCAGTGCCCTGGATATTGCGCGTGGCCGTTTCACCAGCCGATTTACGGACCACAAACGCCGCCGTTAGTAGCGCCTAACGGTGACGTTGGAGTTGACGGAATGATTATAAACCTTGCCACACTTCTAGCTAACACCGTGACGAATCCGTTTAATAACGGATATTACCAAGGCCCACCAACTGCACCGCTTGAAGCTGTGTCTGCTTGTCCTGGTATATTCGGGTCAGGTTCTTATCCGGGTTACGCGGGTCGGGTACTTGTTGACAAAACAACCGGGTCTAGTTACAACGCTCGTGGACTCGCCGGTAGGAAATATCTATTGCCGGCGATGTGGGATCCGCAGAGTTCGACGTGCAAGACTCTGGTTTGA